ACGGAAAGGCAAAAATAATCAGCGGAAAGCACCATAGCAATTGGTCTCGTGAAGACTGGCTGAAACGCACAAAAGGAAATGACTGGGTATTTTATACTGCAGGTATGGGCTATAGCAATGCTTATGCATATGAAGGCGAATACTATACAGTATGCCCCGATTATAATTCCAACTCGATTTTCGGCTACAGGCCATTTGAAAGCCAATATGTCATAGATGCCCTTGACTCCCTCCAATTCTTTGTACGAAATTTAAAGGATATTATCGATGAACCGGCTTATTCGGAAAATATATTACTACTTAATAAAATAATTAATAATAATTCCGGCTTGCCCGAACCCGATATTCACAGTATCATTAAAAGCCCTATATCTGTGCTTCCGCCTGACACCAGGCATTCGGATTACGATGTGATCCCTGTTATTATCGCAGACGGATGCATATACAACTGTGATTTTTGCTCGGTCAAATCCAATGAAAAAATCAATATACGAAGCGAAGCGGATATCGCCCGGCAGATAAATGAATTAAGAGCGTTTTACGGCGAAGATATTATCAACTATAATTCAGTGTTTCTCGGCAATCATGATGCTCTGGTTGCCAAGGAAAGTATTATGGCATTTGCAATAAGCGAATCTTATAAACTCGTAAAGAACACCGTGATGCTTGATAATTATCTTTATTTGTTCGGCAGCATCTTTTCATTACTTAACGCTGATGAAAAGATTTTCAGCATACTGGATGATTCCCCGTTTCACACTTATATCAATATAGGCTTTGAATCTTTCGACCAAACAACACTCGATTTAATCGGCAAACCCGTAAAAGCTGATGATTCGAAAAAAGCTTTTTTGCGTATGATGGAAATCAACAGAAAATACAGCAGTATTGAAATTACCGGAAATTTGATCATAGGGTCACAACTACCAGCATCTCATTTAATTTCCATGCAAGACTTTATAAATGAAAACATTTCTGACCGTCCTGCCAACGGCTGTCTTTATCTCTCTCCACTTTTAGGTGAATATAATAATAACGAGATCAAGAGAAAGTTTCACACAATAAAATATAGCATTCAAATGCCGGTATATATTTACCTTATCCAAAGATTATAGAAAATAATACCCATACACTAGACACAGTATGCTTATGGAAGGAATCATTGCCTTCATTCCGTTTCTGCTCTGGCTGTATTTTCTAAAATGACCAGTCAGGGATAGAAACTGTGGAAACAATCGTAAGCGCTTAATTAACCCTAACTTCACAAACAATTCAGACTATGCCATGATGCCTCCAAAAAAAGGGGGGGCGGGAAAATCCCGGACGATTTGCTTGGCAACTACAATGGATATGTACAGACAGATGCGTATTCAGGCTATGATGCTCTTGACCGGAAAACAGGTATAATTCTTGTTGGATGCTGGTCACACGTACGCAGAAAACTTGTAGAAGTTATCGATGCCCGCCAAAAGGTTTACTTGGATAAGCTATGAGTTATGCTCTCAATCAAAGAACTGGTTGTTTTCAGGCCATCCGAGAGGGTGCCAAAGCCAGTGCAATGTTCTTCAGCCTGATAGAAACAGCAAAAGCAAACAGATTGGAGCCGTACAGTTATTTGCGATACATATTCAAATACCTACCGCTTGCCAAAACCACTACTGACTATGAAAAGCTGCTGCCCCAGAAAATCGACCAAAAAAAACTTATCGTCTTTGCTCTATGATTGTTGTTAATTATACGCTTACACATAAAGAGCCACAATACTATATGATTACTGCCCCCT
This genomic interval from Pseudomonadota bacterium contains the following:
- a CDS encoding radical SAM protein produces the protein MPAKCASKPNNFSVSIESGLDQYCKATHPIRYGNYIRIRTQDYEYIFDLNGKAKIISGKHHSNWSREDWLKRTKGNDWVFYTAGMGYSNAYAYEGEYYTVCPDYNSNSIFGYRPFESQYVIDALDSLQFFVRNLKDIIDEPAYSENILLLNKIINNNSGLPEPDIHSIIKSPISVLPPDTRHSDYDVIPVIIADGCIYNCDFCSVKSNEKINIRSEADIARQINELRAFYGEDIINYNSVFLGNHDALVAKESIMAFAISESYKLVKNTVMLDNYLYLFGSIFSLLNADEKIFSILDDSPFHTYINIGFESFDQTTLDLIGKPVKADDSKKAFLRMMEINRKYSSIEITGNLIIGSQLPASHLISMQDFINENISDRPANGCLYLSPLLGEYNNNEIKRKFHTIKYSIQMPVYIYLIQRL
- a CDS encoding IS66 family transposase, giving the protein MPDDLLGNYNGYVQTDAYSGYDALDRKTGIILVGCWSHVRRKLVEVIDARQKVYLDKL
- a CDS encoding transposase domain-containing protein, producing MSYALNQRTGCFQAIREGAKASAMFFSLIETAKANRLEPYSYLRYIFKYLPLAKTTTDYEKLLPQKIDQKKLIVFAL